In Bosea vestrisii, the following are encoded in one genomic region:
- a CDS encoding outer membrane protein — MKRLIPIAGLGLLALLAVPAMAADRPARVQQYQPAYSQPRPYNWNGIYAGVHAGAAFDRFDGAAKKSRNEILLGGQVGYNHQMGSLVTGLEADMSMNGFGRGAKRTGGTSADMRYAGTLKARAGVAFDRLLVYGLGGVAYGSLKASDGLVSKEKSKIGYVVGAGAEYGITDNLSAKVEYNYVSLGKQNFQFTTGRARVGVSEHIVKTGLNYRF, encoded by the coding sequence ATGAAGCGTCTTATCCCGATCGCCGGCCTCGGCCTGCTGGCCCTGCTCGCGGTCCCGGCCATGGCGGCCGATCGTCCCGCGCGCGTGCAGCAATACCAGCCGGCCTATTCGCAGCCGCGCCCCTATAACTGGAACGGCATCTATGCCGGCGTGCATGCAGGCGCCGCCTTCGATCGTTTCGACGGAGCCGCCAAGAAAAGCCGCAACGAAATCCTGCTCGGCGGCCAGGTCGGCTACAACCACCAGATGGGCAGCCTCGTCACCGGTCTGGAAGCCGACATGTCGATGAACGGCTTTGGCAGGGGCGCCAAGCGCACCGGCGGCACCAGCGCCGACATGCGCTATGCCGGCACGCTGAAGGCCCGCGCCGGCGTCGCCTTCGACCGCCTCCTGGTCTACGGCCTCGGCGGTGTCGCCTATGGCAGCCTGAAGGCGAGCGACGGGCTCGTCTCGAAGGAAAAGAGCAAGATCGGCTATGTCGTCGGCGCCGGCGCCGAATACGGCATCACCGACAATCTCTCCGCCAAGGTCGAGTACAACTATGTCTCGCTCGGCAAGCAGAACTTTCAGTTCACCACTGGCCGGGCCCGCGTCGGCGTCAGCGAGCATATCGTCAAGACCGGCCTGAACTACCGGTTCTAG
- a CDS encoding response regulator transcription factor, with protein MRALIVEDEPQLMAFLSSLLTNAGLIADRTTTIDAALAALRSTPFDIVIVDRRLPDGDGLSIVKALSNSDTRPAFLILTARDAKADVIEGLNGGADDYLIKPFEPEELLARLRVIMRRRNPKRSLVITAGNLSLDLEGRCASVGSELLDLRRREALILEALVQRAGRVVTRDVLIEAVYGFDDMIESNTLEAQISRLRRKLKDAGARVEITSLRGIGYMLRTVELAQ; from the coding sequence ATGCGCGCACTGATCGTCGAGGACGAGCCACAGCTGATGGCTTTCCTGTCCTCGCTCCTCACCAATGCCGGGCTTATCGCCGATCGCACGACCACGATCGATGCGGCGCTGGCCGCCCTGCGCTCGACCCCTTTCGACATCGTCATCGTCGATCGACGCCTGCCCGACGGCGACGGCCTGTCGATTGTCAAGGCGCTGAGCAACTCCGATACGCGGCCCGCCTTCCTGATCCTGACTGCCCGCGACGCCAAGGCCGACGTGATCGAGGGCTTGAACGGCGGGGCGGACGACTATCTGATCAAGCCTTTCGAGCCGGAGGAGTTGCTGGCGCGCCTGCGGGTCATCATGCGCCGGCGCAATCCCAAGCGCTCGCTGGTGATCACCGCCGGCAACCTGTCGCTCGATCTTGAGGGACGCTGTGCCTCCGTCGGCTCGGAACTGCTCGACCTGCGCCGGCGTGAGGCCCTGATCCTGGAAGCGCTCGTCCAGCGGGCCGGCCGCGTCGTCACCCGCGACGTCCTGATCGAGGCCGTCTACGGCTTCGACGACATGATCGAGTCGAATACGCTGGAGGCGCAGATCTCGCGGCTGCGGCGCAAGCTCAAGGATGCCGGCGCCCGGGTCGAGATCACCTCGCTGCGCGGCATCGGCTATATGCTGAGAACTGTGGAGCTGGCGCAGTAG
- a CDS encoding sensor histidine kinase produces MTSLSRALTIRLSLLGIVLFTAFIGAVIVFTFVTEDPGALRNDVTSQVIQQSVRSPSGNPLQVDKTAGLTRIERASPQLWYLVSDGRSVVEYAPELRPGLPIDIRLDGPTIAAQMRVGGDNALAFDVIEKDGSRVIVATGGGRPGWDLILGYYLRGIAGSALAISVVFGLLIAAAIAMSVSYIGERLRSAAEAAARIDPRAPRGLLPTEETPVELMPLTTALNGALDQIAKNMEVQQRFMNNVAHELRTPLTVMHGRIDALPNDQMRLALTTDVSRLTTIVSSMLQLARLHSTELPFEPLQLNATARAVLADLAPLILSNGADIALDEEGDRRSLIQANEPTVRAAIANLVDNALRHAQAKSMILVKVIDGAVVEIADDGVGIAPSDRSQVTEPFNRMSPNSTGAGLGLTIVRDIMAAHGGTLTILGRPGGGTLVRLVFPPPE; encoded by the coding sequence GTGACCTCGCTCTCGCGCGCCCTCACCATTCGGCTGTCGCTGCTCGGCATCGTCCTGTTCACCGCCTTCATCGGCGCCGTCATCGTCTTCACCTTTGTCACCGAGGACCCCGGTGCCCTGCGCAACGATGTCACCTCGCAGGTCATCCAGCAAAGCGTGCGCTCGCCGTCCGGAAACCCGTTGCAGGTCGACAAGACCGCCGGGCTGACCCGGATCGAGCGCGCCAGTCCCCAGCTCTGGTACCTCGTCTCGGATGGACGTTCCGTCGTTGAGTATGCGCCAGAATTGCGGCCGGGCCTGCCGATCGACATCAGGCTCGACGGCCCGACCATCGCCGCGCAGATGCGGGTCGGTGGCGACAATGCGCTCGCCTTCGACGTGATCGAGAAGGACGGCAGCCGCGTCATCGTGGCGACCGGCGGCGGCCGGCCGGGCTGGGATCTGATTCTCGGCTACTACTTGCGCGGCATCGCGGGCTCCGCACTGGCGATCTCGGTGGTCTTCGGCCTGCTGATCGCGGCGGCGATCGCGATGTCGGTCTCCTATATCGGCGAGCGGCTGCGAAGCGCTGCCGAGGCCGCGGCCAGGATCGACCCGAGGGCGCCGCGCGGCCTACTGCCGACCGAGGAGACCCCGGTCGAGCTGATGCCGCTGACCACTGCCCTCAATGGGGCGCTCGACCAGATCGCCAAGAACATGGAGGTGCAGCAGCGCTTCATGAACAATGTCGCGCATGAGCTGCGTACCCCGCTGACCGTGATGCACGGCCGGATCGACGCGCTGCCGAACGATCAGATGCGGCTGGCGCTCACCACCGATGTCAGCCGGTTGACCACCATCGTCTCGTCGATGCTGCAGCTCGCGCGCCTGCACAGCACGGAACTCCCCTTCGAGCCGCTGCAGCTCAACGCCACTGCCCGCGCGGTGCTGGCCGATCTCGCTCCGTTGATCCTGAGCAACGGAGCCGATATCGCGCTGGACGAGGAAGGCGATCGCCGCTCGCTGATCCAGGCCAACGAGCCGACGGTTCGGGCGGCTATCGCCAATCTGGTCGACAATGCGCTGCGCCATGCCCAGGCGAAATCGATGATCCTGGTCAAGGTGATTGACGGTGCCGTGGTTGAAATCGCCGATGACGGGGTCGGCATCGCCCCCTCCGACCGCTCGCAGGTGACCGAGCCGTTCAACCGGATGTCACCGAATTCGACTGGCGCAGGGCTCGGCCTGACGATCGTGCGCGACATCATGGCTGCCCATGGCGGAACACTCACCATTCTCGGCCGACCCGGCGGCGGCACCCTGGTGCGGCTGGTCTTCCCGCCGCCCGAATGA
- a CDS encoding EipA family protein encodes MHVLHVLARWSWLRLALVVLSAGMSSVVFAQNAPVKGDIRPGQLPTAPRQDIFRFVEGVFDTTSKTVSIPIERSLALFGEPNAYIVGGELSGSFVIGGRHGSGELRFSDGIPISVNWSALSVGIGLGADYGRVIMLVYGLDRYEDVFGTYASLGGSAHFLAGANATILASTRARIVLISSGLGLRFSGDLSRIVIEPAGAQEQLRPPGRICATPADCPPPGR; translated from the coding sequence ATGCATGTTCTGCATGTCCTGGCGAGATGGTCCTGGCTGCGTCTGGCGCTGGTCGTGCTGTCGGCGGGCATGTCGAGCGTTGTCTTCGCCCAAAACGCGCCGGTGAAGGGCGACATCAGGCCCGGCCAGCTGCCGACGGCTCCGCGACAGGATATCTTCCGGTTCGTCGAAGGTGTGTTCGATACCACCTCCAAGACGGTCAGCATCCCGATCGAGCGTTCGCTCGCGCTCTTTGGCGAGCCGAACGCCTATATCGTCGGCGGCGAGCTCAGCGGCTCCTTCGTGATCGGCGGCCGCCATGGCAGCGGCGAGTTGCGCTTCTCGGACGGGATTCCGATCTCGGTGAATTGGTCGGCGCTCTCTGTCGGCATCGGCCTTGGCGCCGACTATGGCCGGGTCATCATGCTGGTCTACGGGCTCGACCGGTACGAGGACGTGTTCGGCACCTATGCCAGCCTCGGCGGCAGCGCCCATTTCCTCGCCGGCGCCAACGCCACCATTCTCGCTTCGACGCGTGCCCGGATCGTCCTGATCTCCTCCGGCCTCGGCCTGCGCTTTTCCGGCGATCTCAGCCGCATTGTCATCGAGCCGGCAGGAGCGCAGGAACAGCTGCGTCCGCCTGGCCGGATCTGCGCCACGCCGGCCGACTGCCCACCGCCGGGCCGCTGA
- a CDS encoding lysophospholipid acyltransferase family protein, with protein MRFGNGQSAALAGRALHAYLDFVQRTTRFKPAIPGARPWERSREPFIALTWHGQQMLSLAALDGASQVAILASLHFDGSVVASVVGRAGFQVIRGSGTQSPAKIQAKRAIPAFFEMREALRGGTSLLLTADVPKVARVAGAGAVQLARATGRPIYLFAAVTSARVELDNWDKASIALPFGRGCILWSEPLYVRRTADEREMGLIALDISSQLDELHATAHRLLDRR; from the coding sequence ATGCGATTCGGCAATGGGCAATCTGCGGCGCTCGCCGGCCGCGCCTTGCACGCCTATCTCGATTTCGTCCAGCGAACGACCCGCTTCAAGCCGGCTATCCCGGGCGCCAGGCCGTGGGAGCGCAGCCGTGAGCCTTTCATCGCGCTGACCTGGCACGGCCAGCAGATGCTGAGCCTGGCGGCGCTGGACGGGGCATCGCAGGTCGCGATCCTGGCCTCGCTGCATTTCGACGGATCGGTGGTGGCCTCGGTGGTGGGGCGGGCCGGTTTCCAGGTCATCCGCGGTTCGGGCACGCAGAGCCCCGCGAAGATCCAGGCCAAGCGCGCCATTCCCGCCTTCTTCGAGATGCGTGAGGCACTGCGCGGCGGCACCAGCCTCCTCCTCACCGCCGACGTTCCGAAGGTCGCGCGCGTCGCCGGAGCGGGCGCGGTCCAGCTCGCACGCGCCACGGGCCGGCCGATCTATCTCTTCGCCGCGGTGACCAGCGCACGTGTCGAGCTCGACAACTGGGACAAGGCCAGCATCGCCCTGCCCTTCGGTCGTGGCTGCATCCTCTGGTCGGAGCCGCTCTATGTCCGCAGGACGGCCGATGAGCGCGAGATGGGCCTGATCGCGCTCGATATTTCGAGTCAGCTCGACGAGCTGCATGCGACGGCGCATCGCCTCCTCGACCGGCGCTAG